Proteins from a genomic interval of Colias croceus chromosome 2, ilColCroc2.1:
- the LOC123705699 gene encoding cyclin-C, translating to MAGNFWQSSHHQQWMLDKQDLIRDRQLDLSKLSEEEYQKIFNFFASIIQVLGEQLKLRQQVIATATVYFKRFYARNSLKCIDPLLLAPTCVFLASKVEEFGVISNSRLITTCQTVIKNKFSYAYGQQEFPYRTNHILECEFYLLENLDCCLIVYQPYRPLLLFVQDIGQDDQLLTYAWRVVNDSLRTDVSLLYPPYQIAIGALHIACVMLGKENLKPWFAELNVDMDKIQEIVRAIINLYEMWKNYDEKKEIQGLLGKMPKPCPAPQR from the exons ATGGCGGGTAACTTCTGGCAAAGTTCACATCACCAGCAATGGATGCTTGATAAACAGGATTTAATACGAGATCGACAACTCGATTTATCAAAACTATCAGAAGAAGAATatcagaaaatatttaatttctttgcAAGTATTATCCAAGTATTAGGCGAGCAGCTGAAACTACGCCAGCAAGTCATAGCTACAGCTACCGTTTACTTTAAAAGGTTTTACGCAAGGAACTCTCTTAAATGTATAGATCCTTTGCTGCTAGCACCGACATGCGTGTTCTTGGCTTCAAAAGTAGAAGAATTTGGTGTTATTTCCAACTCGAGGCTCATAACTACATGTCAAACTGTTATAAAGAACAAGTTTAGCTATGCTTATGGACAACAAGAATTTCCGTACAGAACGAATCATATATTAGAATGTGAATTCTACCTTCTAGAAAACTTAGACTGTTGTTTAATAGTTTACCAACCTTACAGACCTCTATTACTATTTGTTCAAGATATAGGTCAGGATGACCAGTTACTAACATATGCTTGGAGAGTTGTAAATGATTCTCTTCGCACTGATGTTAGCTTATTATACCCTCCTTATCAG ATAGCAATAGGTGCCTTGCATATTGCATGTGTTATGCTGGGGAAGGAGAATTTAAAGCCTTGGTTTGCAGAACTTAATGTAGATATGGATAAG atacaAGAAATTGTTAGAGCAATCATCAACTTATATGAAATGTGGAAAaattatgatgaaaaaaaGGAAATTCAAGGCCTCTTAGGTAAAATGCCGAAACCGTGTCCAGCACCACAGAGATAG